A portion of the Acidobacteriota bacterium genome contains these proteins:
- a CDS encoding peptidase M4, translating into MAKQTAPPVAAFEVSDRVARQAAMRPYRRAAGEPQVRPLRVFTLDPSVSDRVGGVATVKVPYEKLAPGPVGALFDVRCDNVPAPLKAEPLDLDDALILLSSGLTPSPSNGRVHLQMAYAVCSLTYAEFKRALGRDIGWATDAPASGPHRLIVRPFGFRGRNAGYSREGGDLSFGFFKAGATPAGFTVPKGLICTALSHDIIAHETTHALLDGLRASFLLPTNVDVAAFHEGFADLVALFLHFSYTEVVEQAIREAHVNSSRLSLLTDLAREFGYTRNNSGKETALRSGIDVAGIAAFDSDIPPGTAGGPICYDPTLEPHLLGSVLVSAVFEAFMTVVRRKTDRYFRIAGLEPRAFGVMPLSEPLVKALASEASDVAGQFLSICIRAIDYCPPADMELGEYLRALITADGDLERTDKWGFREALMRSFRRRRIFPDHVQFMTEDAVRWQPPAKAVRIPGLAFRNLRFDGDPGQPANARELTRQANVLGRCLTDPAHAGVFQLVAPGAKLPKGVTQASPPMVQSIRVARRAAPDGRVVFDLVGEVTQSCTVQHKGDLFDMNGGATVVIDPEGQVRYAIYKRFGSDSRQARQHAAMRGPLAHFWKKSGRRFSLSGDVLRHLHGVK; encoded by the coding sequence ATGGCGAAACAGACAGCGCCCCCTGTCGCGGCGTTTGAAGTCAGCGACCGGGTGGCGCGGCAGGCCGCGATGCGGCCATACCGGCGCGCGGCGGGAGAGCCGCAGGTGCGGCCGCTGCGGGTGTTCACGCTCGATCCGTCGGTGTCTGACCGTGTGGGCGGCGTCGCCACGGTGAAGGTGCCGTACGAGAAGCTGGCGCCCGGGCCGGTGGGCGCCCTCTTCGACGTCAGGTGCGACAACGTGCCCGCACCGCTCAAGGCCGAACCGCTCGACCTCGACGACGCGCTCATCCTGCTGTCGAGTGGGCTCACGCCGTCCCCGTCGAATGGCCGTGTGCATCTGCAGATGGCCTACGCGGTGTGCAGCCTGACCTACGCGGAATTCAAGCGGGCGCTTGGGCGCGACATCGGCTGGGCCACGGATGCGCCGGCGAGCGGGCCACATCGCTTGATCGTGCGGCCGTTTGGATTTCGCGGCAGGAACGCAGGGTACAGCCGCGAAGGCGGCGACCTGTCGTTCGGGTTCTTCAAGGCCGGCGCCACGCCGGCAGGGTTCACCGTGCCCAAGGGACTGATCTGCACGGCGCTCAGCCACGACATCATCGCCCACGAAACCACACACGCGTTGCTCGACGGCTTGCGCGCGTCGTTCCTCCTGCCCACGAACGTGGATGTTGCCGCGTTTCACGAAGGCTTCGCCGACCTCGTCGCCTTGTTCCTGCACTTCAGCTACACCGAGGTGGTGGAACAGGCCATCCGTGAGGCGCACGTCAACTCGAGCCGGCTGTCGCTCTTGACCGACTTGGCGCGCGAATTCGGGTACACGAGGAACAACTCGGGAAAGGAAACCGCGCTTCGGTCAGGCATCGACGTGGCCGGCATCGCGGCGTTCGACTCGGACATCCCGCCGGGCACGGCCGGAGGTCCCATCTGCTACGACCCCACACTCGAACCACACTTGCTGGGGTCGGTACTGGTGTCGGCGGTCTTCGAGGCGTTCATGACCGTGGTGCGCAGGAAGACCGACCGGTACTTCCGCATCGCCGGCCTCGAGCCGCGCGCGTTTGGGGTGATGCCGCTCAGTGAGCCGTTGGTGAAAGCGCTCGCCTCCGAAGCGAGTGACGTGGCAGGACAGTTCCTCTCGATCTGCATCCGCGCCATCGACTACTGTCCGCCCGCTGACATGGAACTGGGCGAGTACCTGCGCGCGTTGATCACGGCTGACGGCGACCTCGAGCGCACCGACAAGTGGGGATTCCGTGAGGCCCTGATGCGTTCGTTTCGACGCCGGCGGATCTTTCCCGATCATGTGCAGTTCATGACCGAGGACGCCGTCCGCTGGCAGCCCCCGGCAAAAGCCGTCCGAATCCCGGGCCTTGCGTTCAGGAACCTGCGTTTTGATGGCGACCCCGGCCAGCCGGCCAACGCCAGAGAACTCACTCGACAAGCCAACGTCCTGGGCCGCTGCCTGACCGACCCGGCGCACGCCGGCGTGTTCCAGTTGGTGGCCCCGGGCGCGAAGTTGCCGAAGGGTGTGACCCAGGCCTCCCCCCCGATGGTGCAGTCGATCCGGGTGGCCAGGCGCGCGGCGCCGGACGGGCGCGTGGTCTTTGATCTGGTTGGCGAGGTCACACAGTCGTGCACCGTGCAGCACAAAGGCGACCTCTTCGACATGAACGGCGGCGCCACGGTGGTCATCGACCCCGAGGGTCAGGTGCGTTACGCGATCTACAAACGGTTTGGCAGCGACTCGCGCCAGGCGCGCCAACACGCAGCGATGCGCGGCCCGCTCGCGCACTTCTGGAAGAAGTCAGGCCGCCGGTTCAGCCTGTCTGGCGACGTGCTTCGCCACCTGCACGGCGTGAAATAA
- a CDS encoding alpha/beta hydrolase produces the protein MPRQVVFLVHGIGDHKKGWSKPVVKYLDTVGERYASVEGPISDQVVFKEIAYGDVFDKQLARWDADVDAVAANGIVPQAKDAVAWMDGITEGGFVWTHLGDVVLFLSRKTRAAAVSEVVAQMARVIADDNDPDTEFSIIAHSMGTAMTMEAVNALATPIPGIGWTGLPPDFRFREVMMLSNTSRFLQRPDLRADIESRLLPKKLRTTGLCSTYRNVFHQRDPVSWVRRFSLTATTDAGYLAVPIEHYHARNIHGFTHYLEHPAVHGAVLRLPRAANLPLPAWRKAIDEYSGPRKFGGEFVKPAEVASFVGDLDQTVQPDPESEIDLVGQLKYVAELLRKML, from the coding sequence ATGCCACGCCAGGTTGTGTTCCTCGTCCACGGAATCGGCGATCACAAGAAGGGTTGGTCAAAACCCGTCGTGAAATACCTCGACACGGTCGGCGAGCGCTACGCCAGCGTCGAGGGACCCATCAGCGACCAGGTCGTCTTCAAGGAGATCGCGTACGGCGACGTGTTCGACAAACAGCTGGCCCGGTGGGATGCCGATGTGGATGCGGTGGCGGCCAACGGCATCGTGCCGCAGGCCAAAGACGCCGTGGCGTGGATGGATGGCATCACGGAAGGCGGGTTTGTCTGGACCCACCTCGGTGACGTCGTCCTGTTCCTGTCGCGCAAGACCCGGGCGGCGGCGGTGTCTGAAGTGGTCGCGCAGATGGCCAGGGTGATCGCCGACGACAACGACCCGGACACCGAATTTTCCATCATCGCCCACAGCATGGGCACGGCCATGACCATGGAAGCCGTCAACGCGCTCGCCACGCCCATTCCAGGTATCGGCTGGACAGGTCTGCCGCCTGATTTCCGGTTCCGCGAAGTGATGATGCTGTCGAACACCAGCCGGTTCCTGCAGCGTCCGGACTTGCGCGCGGACATCGAGAGCCGCCTGCTGCCGAAGAAGCTCAGGACAACCGGGCTCTGCAGTACCTACCGCAACGTCTTTCACCAACGCGACCCCGTGTCGTGGGTGCGGCGGTTCTCGCTGACAGCAACGACTGACGCGGGGTACCTCGCCGTGCCCATCGAGCACTACCACGCCCGCAATATCCATGGCTTCACGCACTACCTTGAACACCCGGCGGTGCATGGCGCCGTGCTGCGACTGCCGCGCGCGGCGAACTTGCCGCTGCCGGCGTGGCGCAAGGCGATCGACGAATATTCCGGCCCGCGCAAGTTCGGCGGAGAGTTTGTGAAACCCGCCGAAGTGGCGTCCTTCGTGGGTGACCTTGACCAGACCGTGCAGCCCGATCCCGAGAGCGAAATCGATCTGGTGGGCCAGCTGAAGTACGTGGCGGAACTGCTGCGGAAGATGTTGTAG
- the speB gene encoding agmatinase — translation MCPPVAQPVLVGLPYDASSSFLRGAAGAPAAIRAALNSPAGNPWSERHGPSIGADLLDDAGDLTLDGPAQSRDTIEREVRLLAASRRPPILLGGDHSVTYPVLRAIGPLHKGLTVLHFDAHADLYDEFEGDRFSHACPFARVMEEHLVSHLVQVGIRTLTGHQQEQARRFGVEMIDMRAWADGARPSVGGPVYVSLDLDVLDPAFAPGVSHREPGGLSVRDVLSVLFALNGPIVGADIVEYNPAKDWDGLTAQVAAKFVKELAGLMRRGPLAPLAGLP, via the coding sequence ATGTGCCCACCTGTGGCCCAACCTGTCCTTGTCGGCTTGCCGTACGATGCGAGTTCCTCGTTCCTGCGTGGCGCGGCGGGCGCGCCCGCGGCCATTCGCGCAGCGCTCAACTCTCCCGCTGGTAATCCGTGGTCCGAGCGCCACGGACCCTCAATTGGCGCGGACCTGCTCGACGATGCCGGCGACCTCACGCTCGACGGCCCGGCGCAGTCGCGCGACACGATTGAACGCGAGGTGCGCCTGCTGGCCGCCTCACGCCGGCCCCCGATTCTGCTTGGCGGTGACCACTCGGTGACCTATCCCGTCCTGCGCGCGATCGGGCCGTTGCACAAGGGGCTGACCGTGCTGCACTTTGATGCGCACGCGGACCTGTACGACGAGTTCGAGGGAGACCGCTTCTCGCATGCGTGTCCCTTCGCGCGTGTGATGGAAGAACACCTGGTGTCGCACCTGGTGCAGGTCGGCATCAGGACACTGACCGGTCACCAGCAGGAACAGGCCAGGCGTTTTGGCGTCGAGATGATCGACATGCGGGCGTGGGCCGATGGCGCACGCCCGTCGGTGGGCGGGCCCGTTTATGTATCGCTCGACCTCGATGTGCTCGACCCGGCGTTCGCACCGGGCGTGTCGCATCGCGAACCCGGAGGACTTTCGGTGCGGGATGTGCTGAGCGTGTTGTTCGCGCTCAACGGTCCCATCGTCGGCGCCGACATCGTCGAGTACAACCCCGCGAAAGACTGGGATGGCCTCACCGCGCAGGTGGCCGCGAAGTTCGTCAAGGAACTGGCCGGCCTGATGCGCCGGGGGCCACTGGCCCCACTCGCCGGGCTCCCGTAG
- a CDS encoding PadR family transcriptional regulator, with protein MTPVKNPLLPGLLDMLVLKTLSVESLHGYGIAQHLHVLSRDVLRVEEGSLYPALQRMRQKGWIKAEWRQTANNQRARYYTVTPLGRRQLGEQEAGFAEMMSAVKRVMKQA; from the coding sequence ATGACTCCAGTCAAGAACCCCCTGCTGCCCGGCCTGCTCGACATGCTGGTGCTCAAGACGCTCAGCGTGGAATCGCTGCACGGCTACGGCATCGCGCAACATCTGCACGTGTTGTCCCGTGATGTCCTCCGCGTGGAGGAGGGCTCACTGTATCCCGCGCTGCAGCGCATGCGGCAGAAGGGCTGGATCAAGGCCGAGTGGCGCCAGACCGCCAACAACCAGCGCGCGCGGTACTACACGGTGACCCCCCTGGGCCGCCGGCAGCTCGGTGAGCAGGAAGCCGGATTCGCCGAAATGATGTCCGCCGTGAAGCGCGTCATGAAGCAGGCGTGA
- a CDS encoding ABC transporter permease, with product MREWINRLVDVFRRGRLDRELAEELRFHEGHLERGAADAGLSPDAASAQARRRLGNVTQITEATRERWSFQWLDHLQQDVRFAWRGLRRTPSFTVSVVLTLALGIGANTVMFGVVDRLMFKPLDYLHDPGTVHRLYLQTLERGIVGTSVWVQYERYRDFETRTTSFSHIACLNERLMAVGRGDALREIRVAGVTASYFDFFDMAPAAGRFFGPSEDIAPSGTPVAVLAHAYWVAEYGRRDVVGESMALGNLSVTIIGVAPPGFTGLDDAQPSQIFLPLTALGPAMGGPATAGFSQGYRFLWGNVIVRRKAGVSVEQATADATEGYRLSWQRQRDQAPPGTPPLRSLEDAQPRVLVSALRTGNGPAPSLDARTSLWTSGVAALLLIITVANVANLLLGRTLERRQETAVRLALGVSRRRLIAHLLTESVVLACLGAAGAVLVTYGLGSAVLGLLTTTTGPTAALLDSRTLLVTVALAILVAMTTGLVPAWIASRVTVAPALRRGPREAGGGGRLRMMLVVTQAALSLVLIVGALLFVRSLAAVRAMPLGYEPGRIVMVNQVLRGAPLPPEALVALRRSLLDAARVHPAVEAAAWRSSTPLGTTMQIRFVADGAPPVETLGMFSGQEGTPDYFSVMGTRILRGRSFTDDDRVGSPLVAVVSESTARVLWPGQEAIGKCMRFGREPAECTSVIGIAEDIVANSLTETQRYQLYFPIEQTAPAGGSGMFLRVRGDAAAQAAVLRQALQPLMPGTSYLTVQPMSSLLVRPQRSWRLGATMFGAFGMLALVVAAIGLYGVISYSVAQRRREMGVRIALGANRRDIVWLVTRQGLAVATAGVLLGVGLALVFSGQVQPLLFSQSAKDPGVYAIAGGVLVLVAVIATLLPATRASRANPTEALRGE from the coding sequence ATGCGCGAGTGGATAAACAGGCTTGTTGATGTCTTCCGTCGTGGCAGGCTGGATCGGGAACTCGCCGAAGAGCTGCGGTTCCACGAAGGCCACCTCGAGCGTGGGGCCGCCGATGCCGGATTAAGCCCCGACGCCGCATCTGCGCAGGCGCGGCGCCGGCTCGGCAATGTGACGCAGATCACCGAGGCCACGCGCGAACGCTGGTCGTTTCAATGGCTTGATCACCTGCAGCAGGACGTGCGGTTCGCCTGGCGCGGACTGCGACGCACGCCGAGCTTTACCGTGTCGGTGGTCCTCACTCTGGCGCTGGGCATCGGGGCCAACACGGTCATGTTCGGCGTGGTGGACCGGCTGATGTTCAAGCCACTCGACTACTTGCACGATCCAGGCACCGTGCACCGGCTGTACCTGCAGACGCTGGAACGCGGCATTGTGGGCACCTCGGTCTGGGTGCAGTACGAGCGTTATCGCGACTTCGAGACGAGGACGACGTCGTTTTCACACATCGCGTGCCTGAACGAACGGCTGATGGCGGTGGGGCGTGGAGACGCTTTGCGGGAAATTCGCGTGGCCGGCGTCACCGCGTCGTACTTCGACTTCTTTGACATGGCGCCAGCGGCAGGCCGGTTCTTCGGGCCGTCCGAGGACATCGCTCCGTCAGGAACGCCGGTGGCCGTGCTGGCACACGCATACTGGGTCGCCGAGTACGGGCGACGCGACGTGGTGGGGGAGTCCATGGCGCTCGGGAACCTCTCGGTCACGATCATCGGTGTGGCGCCGCCTGGGTTTACGGGCCTGGATGACGCGCAGCCGTCACAGATATTTCTCCCGCTGACCGCGCTGGGACCGGCAATGGGTGGACCAGCCACTGCGGGATTTTCTCAGGGCTATCGGTTCCTGTGGGGCAACGTGATTGTCCGTCGCAAAGCCGGCGTGTCGGTGGAGCAGGCCACGGCCGATGCCACGGAAGGCTATCGGTTGAGCTGGCAACGACAGCGCGACCAGGCGCCTCCGGGCACACCGCCGCTGCGCAGCCTGGAGGACGCGCAGCCGAGAGTGCTGGTGTCGGCCCTGCGCACCGGCAATGGTCCGGCACCATCGCTTGACGCCAGGACATCGCTGTGGACCAGTGGTGTCGCCGCGCTCCTGCTGATCATCACGGTGGCCAATGTGGCCAATCTCCTTTTGGGCCGTACGCTCGAGCGGCGGCAGGAGACGGCCGTCCGTCTGGCGCTGGGCGTCAGCCGGCGTCGCCTCATCGCGCACCTGCTGACCGAAAGCGTGGTGCTCGCATGCCTGGGAGCCGCAGGCGCGGTACTGGTGACGTACGGGCTCGGCTCGGCCGTCCTGGGGCTCCTCACGACGACAACCGGCCCGACTGCGGCCCTGCTTGATTCACGGACGCTGCTGGTGACGGTCGCTCTGGCGATCCTCGTGGCGATGACCACCGGGCTGGTTCCTGCATGGATCGCGTCACGTGTGACCGTGGCGCCCGCACTTCGCCGTGGCCCACGCGAAGCCGGTGGCGGAGGCAGGCTCAGAATGATGCTGGTCGTCACGCAGGCTGCGCTGTCGCTCGTGCTGATCGTCGGCGCCCTGCTGTTTGTGCGGAGTCTGGCGGCTGTCCGCGCGATGCCTCTGGGTTATGAGCCAGGCCGCATCGTCATGGTGAATCAGGTGCTGCGGGGAGCGCCGCTGCCGCCTGAAGCACTGGTGGCGCTGAGACGGTCCTTGCTGGATGCTGCTCGCGTGCACCCGGCTGTTGAAGCCGCAGCCTGGCGGTCGAGCACGCCGCTGGGCACCACCATGCAGATTCGTTTTGTGGCGGACGGCGCGCCCCCGGTGGAGACGCTCGGGATGTTCTCTGGCCAGGAAGGAACGCCCGACTATTTTTCGGTGATGGGCACGCGCATTCTGCGCGGCCGGTCCTTCACCGATGACGATCGCGTGGGTTCGCCGCTGGTGGCGGTGGTCAGCGAGAGTACGGCCCGTGTGTTGTGGCCGGGGCAGGAGGCGATCGGCAAGTGCATGCGGTTCGGCCGAGAGCCCGCCGAGTGCACCTCAGTCATCGGCATCGCCGAAGACATCGTGGCGAACAGCCTGACCGAGACTCAGCGGTACCAGTTGTACTTTCCGATCGAACAGACCGCACCTGCAGGCGGGTCCGGCATGTTTCTCAGGGTTCGCGGAGACGCCGCAGCCCAGGCGGCAGTCCTGCGGCAGGCGCTGCAACCGCTGATGCCGGGAACGTCGTATCTCACCGTTCAACCCATGAGCAGCCTGCTCGTGCGCCCGCAGCGGTCGTGGCGGCTTGGCGCCACCATGTTTGGGGCGTTCGGAATGTTGGCGCTTGTCGTGGCGGCCATCGGACTGTACGGCGTGATCAGCTACAGCGTTGCGCAGCGGCGCCGGGAAATGGGCGTGCGGATCGCGCTTGGCGCCAACCGCCGCGACATTGTGTGGCTCGTCACCCGGCAGGGACTCGCGGTTGCGACCGCCGGTGTGCTGCTGGGCGTCGGCCTGGCACTGGTATTCAGCGGGCAAGTGCAACCGTTGTTGTTCTCGCAGTCGGCGAAAGACCCGGGTGTGTACGCCATCGCCGGCGGAGTACTCGTTCTCGTGGCCGTCATTGCCACGTTGTTGCCCGCCACGCGCGCCTCTCGCGCGAATCCCACGGAGGCATTGCGCGGGGAATGA
- a CDS encoding VWA domain-containing protein, with amino-acid sequence MSGLPARGCLALIVGLAALVPGTSAQQQPPRFAAGTAVVSIDVLVTRDGKPVTNLTAADFDVRDSGAAQPVQLNGIESVPVALLLALDTSASVRGPALDQLKDAAKAAVSSLRAGDQAALLTFSQNVALRATWTDDKHKLQTAIDAATAQGSTSLTDAAFAAITLPPARLSRTLALIFTDGDDSSSWLNAATVVDAARRTDAVVYGVTLSAAPSSGATLDERRAKLFEDPGLYRSSLLPLLAHETGGEAFARADTKDLRAAFLDVMARFNQRYVLTYAPPHAAGSGWHPVEVRMKDPALTVTARRGYTQ; translated from the coding sequence GTGAGCGGCCTGCCTGCTCGCGGATGTCTCGCGCTGATCGTGGGCCTGGCGGCCCTGGTGCCGGGGACATCGGCACAGCAACAGCCGCCCCGCTTCGCAGCCGGGACGGCGGTGGTCAGTATCGACGTCCTCGTGACTCGCGACGGCAAGCCCGTGACCAACCTGACCGCCGCAGACTTTGACGTGCGCGACAGCGGAGCCGCGCAGCCGGTACAGCTCAATGGCATCGAGTCCGTTCCCGTGGCGTTGCTGCTGGCGCTCGATACCAGCGCGAGCGTGCGTGGGCCGGCGCTCGATCAACTCAAGGACGCCGCGAAGGCGGCCGTGTCGAGTCTGCGCGCCGGTGATCAGGCGGCGTTGTTGACGTTTTCGCAAAACGTCGCGCTGCGCGCGACATGGACCGACGACAAACACAAGCTCCAGACGGCTATTGACGCCGCGACGGCGCAGGGCTCGACGTCACTCACCGACGCGGCCTTTGCCGCCATCACACTGCCGCCCGCTCGTCTCAGCCGAACGTTGGCACTCATCTTTACTGACGGCGACGATTCGTCGAGTTGGCTCAACGCCGCGACCGTGGTGGACGCCGCCCGCCGCACGGACGCCGTCGTGTATGGCGTGACCCTGTCGGCTGCGCCATCGAGCGGCGCCACGCTCGACGAGCGGCGCGCGAAGCTGTTCGAAGATCCGGGCCTGTACCGCAGTTCCCTGCTGCCGTTGCTGGCCCACGAAACCGGCGGCGAAGCGTTCGCGCGCGCCGACACCAAGGACCTGCGCGCGGCGTTTCTGGACGTGATGGCGCGCTTCAATCAGCGGTACGTCCTCACGTACGCCCCGCCGCACGCGGCCGGTTCGGGCTGGCACCCCGTGGAAGTGCGGATGAAAGACCCGGCGCTGACCGTCACCGCGCGACGCGGTTACACCCAGTAG
- a CDS encoding tetratricopeptide repeat protein has translation MMKRIQRFVAASGMAICLLVPVGGVSHAQRPQTASEQEQWILGEYWTVVKRYQNGQTAPAIKEMASWPQDRIAKVQSTQFQPEAQLNDLLNSKAEWKPGTLRAAAMLHTEVGLEALRRRDIGLLQFHAGIADGWLSLADDRSSKPGGLRSRWNVAVARVLLLNGEFAAADAYLERLNIKIANDAAVLLALGTAKESRALRATVDAPAAAGAKLRDPGEVQRERDDFRAAAAASFERALAIDASLVEARLRLARISIDRGDDAGAEKMLSALPKSSADTSILYLTHLWIGQIRERQQQWNPAAQSYVDAVKSHPDGQSAYVALAHVLQATGQPVEAAGVLDRWYGRAVTSAVADPWWIYPLGLDARLEARFDAIFAEVKAGKDAK, from the coding sequence GTGATGAAGCGGATCCAGCGGTTTGTGGCCGCGTCCGGGATGGCGATCTGCCTGCTGGTGCCCGTGGGCGGGGTCAGCCACGCGCAACGGCCCCAGACCGCGTCAGAACAGGAACAGTGGATCCTCGGCGAGTACTGGACCGTGGTGAAGCGGTACCAGAACGGCCAGACCGCGCCGGCCATCAAGGAGATGGCGAGCTGGCCCCAGGACCGGATCGCGAAGGTCCAGTCCACGCAGTTCCAGCCGGAAGCGCAGCTCAACGACCTGCTCAACTCCAAGGCCGAATGGAAGCCCGGCACGCTTCGGGCCGCCGCGATGCTGCACACGGAAGTGGGGCTCGAGGCCCTGCGGCGCCGCGACATCGGCTTGCTGCAATTTCATGCCGGAATCGCCGACGGATGGCTGAGTCTGGCCGACGACCGCAGTTCCAAGCCCGGCGGGTTGCGGAGCCGTTGGAACGTGGCCGTCGCGCGCGTGCTGCTGCTCAATGGTGAGTTCGCGGCGGCCGACGCCTACCTGGAACGACTCAATATCAAGATCGCCAATGACGCAGCCGTGCTGCTGGCGCTCGGCACCGCCAAGGAAAGCCGCGCGCTGCGCGCCACGGTCGACGCCCCAGCCGCGGCCGGCGCGAAGTTGCGTGACCCGGGCGAAGTCCAGAGGGAGCGCGACGATTTTCGCGCCGCCGCGGCCGCGTCTTTCGAACGGGCGCTGGCGATCGACGCGTCGCTCGTCGAAGCGCGGCTTCGGCTTGCCCGCATCAGCATCGACCGTGGAGACGATGCCGGAGCGGAGAAGATGCTGTCGGCGCTGCCCAAGAGCTCTGCCGACACGAGCATCCTGTATCTGACGCATCTCTGGATCGGGCAGATCCGCGAACGCCAGCAGCAATGGAATCCGGCCGCGCAGTCGTACGTGGACGCCGTGAAGTCGCATCCGGATGGCCAGAGCGCGTACGTCGCGCTCGCGCATGTCCTGCAGGCCACGGGCCAGCCGGTGGAAGCGGCCGGCGTACTCGATCGCTGGTACGGGCGCGCAGTCACCAGTGCCGTGGCCGACCCGTGGTGGATTTACCCGCTGGGGCTCGACGCCCGGCTCGAAGCACGTTTTGACGCGATCTTCGCGGAAGTCAAAGCCGGAAAGGACGCAAAGTGA
- the yhbY gene encoding ribosome assembly RNA-binding protein YhbY, translated as MPAPITPRERSQLKARAHALEPVVQVGNAGLSAALVAEIDRALTAHGLIKVKLAGADRDERMALADAICARTDATSVQRVGKVLVLWRPAPEDEATSR; from the coding sequence ATGCCCGCCCCGATCACGCCGCGCGAACGCAGCCAACTGAAAGCCCGCGCACATGCGCTTGAACCGGTCGTCCAGGTCGGGAACGCCGGATTGTCCGCCGCGCTTGTGGCGGAAATTGATCGCGCGCTCACCGCTCATGGCCTGATCAAGGTGAAACTGGCCGGCGCCGACCGTGACGAGCGCATGGCGCTCGCCGACGCGATCTGTGCCCGCACCGATGCCACCAGCGTGCAGCGCGTCGGCAAGGTTCTTGTCCTCTGGCGCCCGGCGCCGGAGGATGAAGCGACGAGCCGCTGA
- a CDS encoding Gfo/Idh/MocA family oxidoreductase — protein MTTPIRIGVIGCGAIATAVHIRVLRGLPGVRVTALADPEPQARARAGRLVPRAVLLASPEELLAREDVDAVVVASPTALHAPMALAVFAAGRHLYLEKPIATTVDDGRQVAAAASATHVVSMAGFNWRFQPLIARAKVLLSEGVLGEVRAATTAFCEAASVPGWKARRHDGGGVLLDLGSHHFDLMRWLLGAEMSSVHASVESRRTEHDVAAVTLMMDSGATVASRFSLGVEQAHWIELVGERGTMRIDRQARTLTVSGVRARTLTPALLAWRARSLVRPLSEPSWRYALRAFVGRINGAELEVPTMDDGVRSLEIVAAAERAAGVA, from the coding sequence ATGACGACACCGATTCGTATTGGCGTGATCGGCTGCGGGGCGATCGCCACGGCCGTGCACATTCGAGTGCTGCGCGGGTTGCCGGGCGTTCGCGTCACGGCCCTTGCCGACCCTGAACCTCAAGCCCGAGCGCGTGCGGGTCGGCTCGTGCCTCGCGCGGTCCTTCTGGCGTCGCCCGAGGAACTTCTGGCGCGTGAAGACGTGGATGCCGTGGTCGTGGCGTCGCCCACCGCGCTCCATGCGCCGATGGCGCTGGCTGTGTTCGCGGCCGGGCGTCATCTGTATCTCGAAAAGCCAATCGCGACCACCGTGGACGACGGCCGGCAGGTGGCGGCCGCAGCGTCGGCGACTCACGTGGTGAGCATGGCCGGTTTCAACTGGCGCTTCCAGCCGCTCATCGCGCGCGCGAAGGTGCTGCTCTCCGAGGGGGTGTTGGGCGAAGTCCGCGCCGCAACCACGGCCTTTTGTGAGGCGGCCTCGGTGCCGGGGTGGAAAGCGCGTCGTCACGATGGCGGCGGTGTGTTGCTTGACCTTGGGTCGCATCACTTCGACTTGATGCGGTGGTTGCTGGGCGCTGAAATGTCGAGTGTGCACGCGTCGGTCGAGTCGCGTCGCACGGAACATGACGTGGCCGCAGTCACGCTGATGATGGACTCAGGTGCGACGGTGGCATCGCGGTTTTCCCTTGGCGTCGAACAGGCGCACTGGATCGAACTGGTGGGCGAGCGCGGTACTATGCGCATCGACCGTCAGGCGCGCACATTGACGGTGAGCGGCGTCAGGGCGCGCACGTTGACGCCGGCGTTGCTGGCCTGGCGCGCGCGGTCCCTGGTGCGTCCGTTGAGCGAGCCGTCATGGCGGTACGCCCTGCGGGCATTCGTCGGCAGAATCAACGGTGCTGAACTCGAGGTGCCGACGATGGATGACGGGGTGCGAAGTTTGGAAATTGTCGCCGCCGCCGAGCGGGCGGCCGGGGTGGCCTGA